TGATGAGCACTTATCCATACTTGAATATATTCGCCTCTCGTTTTTTTATCCATTTTTTCTCTTTTCGTGCTTAGTAAGAGCAGTATTAAGAACCCTCGTTATTACTTTTAATGGCCTCTATCTTTTTATTCAATTGTTCTAATTCCTTATTTGTATTACTTAATTGTTCCGTTAATTCTTTCTTTACATTGTCTAATTGTTCTCTTAATTCATCAAATTTGTGAGAAGAATTTTCAGTATACTGTTTAAATACCTCAACTAAATTCGTGTCCTTATCTTTCATACCTGAAATGGCATTTGCAAAAGTGTCATCCTTAATCAAGGACGAAGCAGCTTTCCATATACCGTTTAAATCTAAAGTATTCTCCTCTGTAGATTTCTCTTCCTGTTTATCCTTATCATTTTTTTGATTACTCAAATAAATTCACCTCTTTTTCTGGGTCCTAGTTTTTATTCCCTATTCAATAACTATGAAAAAAACAGTGGAATGCTTATTTAAGTGCCTGCTTTATCAGAAAAAGGGCTACCTATTTTATATCGACAACCATATTTCCCTATCTAGTTCTATACTCCGAAGTAGAAAAGACGGATAGAGCTTTTTTTATCTTTGCACACAACCCGTTCTGCATTGGGTACAAAGGTATATTATGTATTATATAATTCTAGTAGATTAATAGCCTTTTTTCATTATGAAAAGGCTTTTGGCCAAGCATTCAACGCTTTTTTACGTATTCTAACAATGTAAGAGGCGCCTCTTCTATTTCAAATAAAGGAGGGGTTAAGATGAATTTAGTTGCTGTTGTAATTGCGCTTCTATTTTTATTAGCTCTGTTAGTTGCTGTACTTCTTGGTACTCCAGAACAACAACAAATCGTCATCGAATGCATCAATGAAATTCTCGGTACTATCAGTTCTTCTAGTTAAGCTTAATCACTTCTAAACAATAGTACCCCCTAGATGTGAAGCACATCTAGGGGGTCTACCTATAATATAGCGAAAGGTAGAGATCAAAAAGAGGGGCTGCATGGAACAATGAATGACTTATATTCTCCCATGCATATACATAGTGTAATCACATCAAGAACACCTCCGGATATGTCTCGTTTCGAAGGTGTTTTGTCATAAAGGGGCGTAATAGAATAACTATGGCAATGTAAATGATTGGAACAGTTTCTAATTGTTTGTTCCTCAGTCTGTTCATGCTTCCCCATTTGTGAATGATCACTAGGTAAAAAACTCAGCTTGTCACCATATAATAGAAACTGCCTAGGTAAAGGAATCTACTAAAAACGCACACGTTATGTGGAAGCACGTCCTGCGGCAGCGTTGGCATATAGTAATTTTCGTAGTTTTGCTTATACTGTTTGTAAATAAAATTTCTGTACTTTCTATCAGTATAAAAAATAACACTCGGATCAGGGATATACCTGAACCGAGTGTATTTGGTTTCCTTTACTAGATTCTCAATAAAGGATCGTTTTCGTTATTGGGAAGAAGTAATGTCTTCAGCGTCTACTACAAATGTTTCGCCGCCGTATTCATCTGTAATTGTAATGATTGCTGCTTCATCATTTGCAGAGAAGTCTACGCTAGCAATCATGTCTTCATTATTAATTTCCTCTACATTAGAAGAAGCTAATTGAGTTGGATCTACTACGGACCACTCACCATTTGTATCTTCCGTTACTTCTACTGGTTGTTCCTCATCAGCTAGCGTCAAATCAGTGATTTGCGGAGTGCTGTTTTCCACTTCCACTTCTACGGAAGCAAGTGCTGTAGTAAAGTCGCCCTCTTCTTGCTCAAGCGTAATAGTAGCTGTTCCTTCACTTTCGCCACTTACTGTAAAGTCTAATGTTTCAGCATCTACTTCTGTCTCACTACCACCGTCAATGGAAACAACTTCTTCATCGCTTGTGCTTAATTGGATATCTCCTTCAAGTGCTGCAAGTGCTTCTTCAACATCTCCGTCTTCTAAGTCAATTTCATCGAAAATGGCACCAATCGTTACTTCAAAGTCTGTATCCTCGTCCTCATAAAGGTCAACAGATTCTGGGTCAGCGCTTAATGTGAAGTTATCAACTTCGTCTAATTGAAGTTCAACAAATTCTACATCAACTGTACCTAAAGCATTGCCGTTGTCATCTTCAAAGGATACGGAATATTCTCCAGGCTCATCAATGATATCACTATCATCGTCACCTTCAAGGTCATCAAAATCTACAGAAACGTTTCCTGCATCTGCTGAAATAGTTGCTTTTTCTTCAAAATCATTTTCTCCAGTTACAGTAACGCTGATATCATCGTTCCCTTCCCAATTTTCACCATATTGGTCGAGAAGAGTTGCTTCTAGCTCTCCACTTACATTGCCTTCGCTGTCAATAGCAAATTTTTCTGTTGTTCCGTCTTCTTCAATGCTAGTAAGCTCTTGATCTGCTACTACTTCAAGATCAAGTTCAACTGGTTCTTCGATTCCTTCAAATTGAACGGTAAGAGTAACTTCTCCTTCTCCATTTATTTGAAGTCCGTCTTCATTATCGTAATAAGCTATAGAAGCATCGCTTGATGTTACGGATTCAACAGTTACACCGATTTCTTCACTTATCTCTTCGCCAAAGAAGTTAAGACCTGCTACTGCTTGAATCTCATTACCTTGATTTGCAGATGTTACATAATCATTTTCCCAACGATCTTCACCGTCGAATAGACCAACTTCTGTAACTTCTGTTACTTCACCAGCGTCGTTTACATCCACTGTTACGTCCTCAGAAGTAACTGTATTGCCGTCTTCATCCGTAATTTCTACTGCGTAACTGAAGCTCTCCTCTAATTCAGAAGCATCAATAATTCCTTGTTCTCTTGCATCTTCATCAAAAACATCATCTTCAGAACTGTAGAGGAATTCTACTTCATAGCCAGCTTCTTCTAACGTATCAATAGATAGATTACGGAAGCCGTTTACAGTAAATTCTAACTGTTGATCTGCTTCACTTCTAATAGAAGTGGTTGTCGCTTCTACAGAATCAACTTCGATGCTTTCATAGTCGAAGTCATATTCGAACTCATTAACAACAAGCGTTCCTGCTGTGCCTTCAAGATCATCGTCAGCATGTTCTACTGTAATTGTTTCTCTATCTTCACTGATTTCAACACCTGTAACGTCAAGTGCTGTTTCTTCGTCATCGCCGTTTACTACAGCAACGTCGAGAAGCTCTTCTACAGCAGCTTCGTCCAAGTCTTCATCAAGCTCGCCATCGACATCAATTTCAAAGCTTGTAGTAGATACTGCAGAAATATCTTCAACCACTACTGCAGGTTCTGCTGCTACACCAGTGAATGTTTGGCCAGTTGTTTCTCCTTGATAAGAAAGAGTGTATTCTTCATCTTCTGTTTGCTCTTCCGTTGTAAGACGAACAACGCTTCCTTCTGCATCTTGATTTTCTTCAGAGTCAGATGGAGAAATAACTTCTGCGTCTAGTACAGCAAGCTCTGGGTCAAACGTGAAGTCTTCAGCAACAGCTGCTTCTACGTCGCCGTCAAAGCCTACTTCAACAGTAGTGTTATCAACTGCAGTTACACTAGAAACACTTGTATCTACCTCTTTATCTACTTGCATGGCACGGTCAAGGAAAGCGGCGAATTGCGCACGTGTTACTGTTTCTTTTGGACGGAAGTTACCATCAGCAGTGTTGGTAATGTCATATTGTGCAAGAATTTCGATATTGCTGCGGTGGCTTTCGTGGGCTTTATCAATGTCACCTACATCTGCATCCACGTCATCACGAGCTTCGAGGTCAAACGCACGTACTAGAATAGTAGCCATTTGCTCACGGGAAAGATCCATTCCTGCTGCAAATTGTGTGTTATTTTCACGGCCTTTAATCAAATCAGCTTCTTTTACTGCTGCTGCATAAGGAGTGAAGTAACTTTCTGGGTTTAAATCTTCAAATGGCGGCTCTGCATTTTCATCTACATCCAGGTCAAAAGCCGCAACAAGCATAGCAGCTACTTGTCCACGATTAATTTCCTCACCTGGACGATATGTACCATCTTTATACCCACTGATAACTCCTTGATCAGCAAGACGTTGAATGGAACCAGACGCCCAGTAATCATTATCCACATCCGGGAATGCTTCAGCAGCATCTGCTGTTTGTACGTTTACTGGATTAACTGCTCCGAATGTCGTTGCTACCATAGCTGCAGATACGGAACCAGCTAAAAACTTACGATATGACTTAGGTTGATAAGACACCAATAATTCCTCCTCTAATAATATTCTATGACTTCTTTTCCTGCGGTCATCGAGATGTAAACCTAAAAATTAATAAATAAGTTTTCATCCCTCGGTAGGACCATTCTTCCTATTATTGTTTATTTTACTAAATAGTAGGAAGATGATAGGAATTCATTCCTTAAATTCCTTTTTCTAGAATAAGGTAATATTAAAGAACTGAAAATCACCCTTCAGTCCCAATGATTTATTTCCCCTCTCTAAAATTCCCCTTCAGTTGTAGGTTTTTGTTCTCTATTTTCTTCCATAATAATATCGTAATACCATGTAAAAGAAGTATTATCCATTTTTTTCAATTTGCCAAAAACATCTACTAATGTCTATTTTTCTTTAAAAAGATAAATAATCCTCGATAATATTCATGTTTTTATGCGACAAATTTCCATAGATCTTTTTACTTATATATTTTTATGGGATATATTTCTATAAAAATATGATTCTACTCCTAATGGAAAGTCCTGTATTGGAAGTTTAGGAAAGAACCTTCTAAAAAAATAGAGCGCAGAACCCATACTTCTTTGGTTCCTGCGCCATTAAATCCTTATTTACCGGTTCTATGTACTTATAAATTCTGTAACAAATAATCCTGCACGGACACGTCTAATTTCTCATCACTTGCCAGGGCGTCCTGCAACGCTTGCTGTAAATGATTATTTGTTTGGAGGTCACGAATAGAAACAGTTTGTCCTGCTTGTGTTTCCACTGCTTTCACGTTATTTGTCTCTTCCGCTTCTTCCTCTTCCATTCTAGCTATTAATTCTTTGTTTACTTCATTCGCTTTCTCTATTTGTTCGGAAGAGCCATGTTCTTCTATGGCTGCTAATGTTTTCTCTAGAGATTCTGGATTCTCCTCAAAGTAAGGATTATCGTACCAGGCATTGTTTGAGAACTTCCCTTGAGAAGAAACTAACGGATCGTTATATTTAGAATCAAACCAGCTTTGCGACGCCGGTTCTATGTCATATTTCTCAGCTAGTTTACTGCCGTTTGCGAATACGGGAATATGAGGCATTTCCCCGGGTGCTTTTTTAAGGCTATCGACAGCAGATTCTAACGCTGATTTCCATGTTTTGATGTCCTCTTGGTCGTTTTCCGCTTCCGCTTGTTTCAACGCTTGGGCTCTCGACTCTGCCAATTCAGCCCAGTATTCTTTATTTTTTACCGCTTCACCGTTTTCCATGTTGTACCAAGCAGGGTGCTGTTTGGCTTGATATTCGTTATACTCGCTCCAGTCCTCCGTTTTTACAGCGTCTTGAATCAACTGATTTCTCGAGCTATTAACATCATGTAACGGATTCACCGCACGTGCTTCGCTCGCCATCGCTTCCTTCCAAGCATCTGCTTTTCCAGATGCCGTATTATCTTTTATCATTACTTTCGTTCCATGAGTGTTTGCATGATGTAAAGCTGCCCCGACTATCATGACTTTATCCTCCTCGCCGCCCTTTTACCATAATTACACATTTTCCACCAAATTTATCTATAATATAGTATAATATACCGACATGTCAAAAGATAGATATATTAGGTAAAAAGTAATGAAAAATCTAAGAGTGCTGCTAAAT
This DNA window, taken from Alteribacillus bidgolensis, encodes the following:
- a CDS encoding DUF948 domain-containing protein — encoded protein: MSNQKNDKDKQEEKSTEENTLDLNGIWKAASSLIKDDTFANAISGMKDKDTNLVEVFKQYTENSSHKFDELREQLDNVKKELTEQLSNTNKELEQLNKKIEAIKSNNEGS
- a CDS encoding S-layer homology domain-containing protein, giving the protein MSYQPKSYRKFLAGSVSAAMVATTFGAVNPVNVQTADAAEAFPDVDNDYWASGSIQRLADQGVISGYKDGTYRPGEEINRGQVAAMLVAAFDLDVDENAEPPFEDLNPESYFTPYAAAVKEADLIKGRENNTQFAAGMDLSREQMATILVRAFDLEARDDVDADVGDIDKAHESHRSNIEILAQYDITNTADGNFRPKETVTRAQFAAFLDRAMQVDKEVDTSVSSVTAVDNTTVEVGFDGDVEAAVAEDFTFDPELAVLDAEVISPSDSEENQDAEGSVVRLTTEEQTEDEEYTLSYQGETTGQTFTGVAAEPAVVVEDISAVSTTSFEIDVDGELDEDLDEAAVEELLDVAVVNGDDEETALDVTGVEISEDRETITVEHADDDLEGTAGTLVVNEFEYDFDYESIEVDSVEATTTSIRSEADQQLEFTVNGFRNLSIDTLEEAGYEVEFLYSSEDDVFDEDAREQGIIDASELEESFSYAVEITDEDGNTVTSEDVTVDVNDAGEVTEVTEVGLFDGEDRWENDYVTSANQGNEIQAVAGLNFFGEEISEEIGVTVESVTSSDASIAYYDNEDGLQINGEGEVTLTVQFEGIEEPVELDLEVVADQELTSIEEDGTTEKFAIDSEGNVSGELEATLLDQYGENWEGNDDISVTVTGENDFEEKATISADAGNVSVDFDDLEGDDDSDIIDEPGEYSVSFEDDNGNALGTVDVEFVELQLDEVDNFTLSADPESVDLYEDEDTDFEVTIGAIFDEIDLEDGDVEEALAALEGDIQLSTSDEEVVSIDGGSETEVDAETLDFTVSGESEGTATITLEQEEGDFTTALASVEVEVENSTPQITDLTLADEEQPVEVTEDTNGEWSVVDPTQLASSNVEEINNEDMIASVDFSANDEAAIITITDEYGGETFVVDAEDITSSQ